The Lolium perenne isolate Kyuss_39 chromosome 6, Kyuss_2.0, whole genome shotgun sequence genome segment GGTGGGTCGGAAGGTCACAAATCTTGAGATACACTTGTACCCGCATGACTTACTAGTAGGGCGAGTGGTGATGGCGGTGCGATAGAGCAACCGGCCACATGCCCACAACGTGGCTGACATACACCTTATGAAGGACCAATTGACCGACAAGTATGAGGATGCATGGTGGCAACACTGATGGAGATTGTAGCGACCATGACTCGATAGGCAGCGGCGGATCTAGAGGTGGTAGCCACCGGAGATGGGGATGAGTCAAACAATGATGAGGAAATGGTGCGAGAGATTTCCTATGGTTGGTGACTACATGCGTGCAAGGAGAAGGCGTGCGTGTGCGAGGTGTGTGAGtggagggagagagggggtggGGTGAGGGGTCCATTTTCAAAATTGGTTGCCCGAACATGTGCACTAGATGTTTTTTGGGGGATTTTTTCTGTTAGCAAAAGTTATCGCAAAGAATATGTAATTTCTCGTGCACTTTTGACAAGATATCATTATATTTATCATTATGTACTTAGTGTTAGAATAGGAAATGAATGTGGATTTATTATTTACTAACCAATTTAACAATTATTTTTGATTAATCAGTGGAATTTTCTTTCTTGGATTAGTTAATAGGATATTCTCATCTAATGAATTGCTTATATGTAGTACTTTATCTCAACAAACTCGGTAAGCAGATTCAAATAAGTCGGGTATGTTAATTTGCGACCTTAGTAGCTTGAACATAATTGTAGAAATAGGAAGGTCTCTCCGGCTTTCCATCAAAATGATGCTCACAAATCGCAAGTTCTGAACAGTCCAGCTAATGAAAATAATGACAAAATATATTTAGACATCTTATAAAACATGCATATGCATGCACACCGAACTAGCCACCAAATTTACCATAATCAATTTAAAGTACTCTTAGTTCCACCGGCATTCCGGCAGGTTTGGTAATTAAAGTTGCATGAAGTATGTTCGGAACATAAGTTACTGTGTACGTGGCGGCAATTCAGAAAAGGGATACACTGACCGGTCATTTTTATTTTGCATGTTTGTTTGGCAGCATGAAATCTGTGATAGACCGGTATACCAAGGCAAAAGAGGAGCAGCCAGCTGGCTTGGACGTAACTTCACAAACTAAGGTATGCGTATTTAAAAGTAATGCACGTGACGTGTTGGTCTGACTAACATCTAACCTTGCAGTGTTCAGGGTTACTAACTGTCTTCTGTAACTAAGCTGTTATCTGGTTAGCTTAGCTGGTATATTGCGGTACATCTCATGCATGCATGCACCATGCATAATTTGTGTGCTGTTTAAAGCAGTGACAAGGCCAgagggctttatatataaagccgggcCATGTGGCCTTCTGTTTGAAAAGAAAGGTGTCTCAGTAATTAAAAACTGACTAACCACTCGATGAtcgtgtttatgtgttgtttagagCTTTATTTATTTGTCTATACGCCCGACAGATCCTTTAAGAAAGATACTATTGTACGGTATAGATCAGTTACGAATCATATTGATAAAAATCAACACCCATAATGTCATATATGGTGTTAAGTCATAGGTTGTAGCATCAACATTTTGCAGCTGTAACCGATTGATAAACTACCACTTAGGGCATCACTGGGGTTGTTACTGCTACATGGACATAGGTTCTAGGCTTGTAGCCATTGTTGTTTCTGCATTCTATGTGGCCTGGTTAGTACCTGGAAGCCTCAAAAGACAAGTCGTATTAGAGATGCTGAACACCAGACATCACAAACTGATGTACTCCCTCGGTTCTATAATTTTTGTCGTGGTTTTAGTTCAAGAATTATGTACTACCTGTCCATAAAAAGATGTGCCGTGGACGGAGGAAGTAATATACATCAGCACTACCAGTTAGCCAGCATACGAGTTCACAAGGTTTTAAGAGCATACATCAAACCAAGAAAAGAGAACACAATAGTTGTATACTCTCTGACAAAGCAACAGAGGTCACTTTGTTGCTCACTTGCTGGTCCATCATATGATTTCTCAGGAATTCTGCTGGTGATCTCTTGTACAAAGACTACAACCAAACTGTTATTACAAGAAGCCCATAGAGCATGATCATATGGGCTTTTGACTAAGATTGAGGGCATATCCTTTGAGAGCTGGTACTTGATCATATGCCATATATGTAACTGTCATCAACTTGTAAACCTCCAGTCCATTTGCACACGTCCTCATGAAGCCACACTTCGGCCCCTCTGCATATCAGAACAGCCAATGACACACCGTCATGCTTGGGATAAGGGGTCAAAATCTGGACCTAGGGAGGCATATCACACCATATATTATTTACACAGTACATGAATAGATCAAAATGCTTGAacagaagtattaagatattttGGCTTCAAACATACATTGTGTTTGACGCAGCACCCCTTGTTGAAGAACTACAATTGTTGAAGTGTATCTCGCTACTCTCTAGCAACCCCTATAACACAAGTGCGTAACCAAAAGTTATCACACAGCACATGCTGAATCTGCTGGGTATCTTACCACAATATTTTTAGTGAATCCAATTGACCAGAAATTCATACCTGTTGTGGCAGCTTAGAAGTTCAGAATAGCTGTCAGATGTTCCTTTACATCACACACTAGAATGCTTGTAACTCAAATTACACTGTATGGGCAAAGATATTGTAAAGTGGTAGAGTGACACCCAGGATCCTTCGAAAAAATAATCGGATCTGGTATAAAGATTGGCAACTATCAAGAAACGATGATGAATAGTGATAACAATATTTGAAACAACCATCCAACAGCAAAAGCATGAAATTTTGTTTAGTGACTATTTTGCTATTTGGTATATGTTTAGTGACTATTTAGCTATTTGGTATATGTTTAGTGACTATTTTGCTATTTGGTATATGTCGAGGAAACGGCAGAATCATGAATGCACCGGTTTCATTATCCTATTTTGCGACATTACACTTCAAAGATGAAATTACACCAAAACATGAGCCAATGTCCGACACAGCTGATCTATTGTATGAACAGTACAGCCAGAAGATACCCAAAATACAATAACACATCACAATAAccaccaaaaagaaaaaaaaaactaagcaTCTCAATGTACCTTCAGGTGCATGCAATTCGCCCATCATGACCAACTTACTGATGGAATTACTTTTCTACCTGGACCTATTTAGGACCTGATTTTCGCTATAACATAGCAATGGGATATGACTCAAGATAGAAATCAGATTATCTTTGTTTCAGAGAAATCATGCACTCTTTAGCTGGACCACATGTACGTATAATAGGGCTCCCCTGAAGTAGTTAGGATTAATTTAAATGGATGCAGGAGACGACAAGATGCAGAGTGCGGGCTGGCAAGTGTGTGGTCACATGATGCCCTGTTCCGTAGTTGTTGGCAAAAGCACTCATCTGGGTAGAATTTTTCTACGACTATTATTACAGTACCAATATTGTTTTCAGCAAATTATGGGAATGTGAAACCCATTGTATAAATGGATAATGTAATTTAAAGCTGAATCTGTACTAACAAGGTGATCAGGGTCAATCTCTGGTTCATAACTCGAATCAAAGAAGGCTATACCTGTATGTACTTCAAGTAGATCAAACTGGCCTAATACCATGACAAACACATCTGGAGTTATTGGGTATTTATAGACTATCATCAACACATTATGCTGTTAATTTGCAGGTTAAGTTTGTGATATAAAATTTATAGTTCAAGGAAACTGACAGATCTTTCTGTTTTGCTGATAGCTCTGGCAAAGGGAGGCAGCAAGCTTGAGGCAGCAACTGCACAACTTGCAAGAAAGTCACAAGTATGATAATCTTCTATTGATTCTGCATTGAAAATGAACCACCATTAATGTCATAGGAATTAATTTTTACATAATTTGAAAATCACATGAAAAACTTTGTAAGAATTGCCCAAATAGAAGAGAATACTTTACCAGACAGGACACAACAAAAAAGCTGGAACACACTCAAGAGTAATCGCTGTTCCGAAATGGAGATTGAATGTGACTCTTGAGACCAAAAAATTAGCTGTTGTACTTCAACCCATGTTGGCAGAACAGGTTGTAGCACGTCCCATTTCATTAGGGAGTATATTTGAGTGTATTCACGAATTACTGGGAGCATATTGTTTGCATTGTTATAGGCAACTAATGGGAGAGGAGCTTTCTAGCCTAGGTGTCACAGACCTGCAGGGTTTAGAGAATCGGCTTGAAATGAGTCTACGCAGCATCAAAACAAGGAAGGTCATTACATGTGTTCTTCATTATCTGTAATTTAGTTTTCCTATTTGCTTCAGTCTAATGATGCAGTGCACATCTACCAAACAGGACCACCTTATGAGAAGTGAAATTGAAGAGTTACACAGGAAGGTTTGCCACTACAGTCTCTAATCAACGACCTAAAAAATTTCAAAGAAACTGGTAACAGAAAGTGTGTACTTTGTGCTAACATTCCAATTTTAAACTAACTATGCAACAGGGAAGTTTAATCCACCAGGAAAACGTGGAACTCTGTCGAAGTTTGAACATCATGTCACAACAGAAAATGGAACTGTCTAGACAGGTTTATTTCACGACCTTTTCTCAGAAGCTTGAACAAATGATGGCACATTTTAGAAACAAGTGAAACTAACGACTTAAATTTCAGCTTCAGAGCTGTCAAGCggcaaataaaagctctagcactccCTACAGCTTTTTACAAGCTGCTAATATTCCTGCTGATGTTGAACCAAGTCAATCACAACAAAAGGAACATGGGCACAACAAAACAGGAGTTCCTGAATTGGGGTAAATGTTCTTTTCTAGAATCCAACCATTGCAATATTTCAAGAAGTGTACAAAAGCTTAATCAAGAGCCTATGCTTTCAAATGTAGCAGACTTCAACTGACGTAAGGCAATCTGGTACGGGCTGGACAATATCGTGGTAGTCCACATTGGTACATTTCCAAAACAAGATGCTCTATTCTATTGTACAGACTACAAACAGGACATGTTACGCTATCAGAGTCCCTACTGTATTGGCTCATGCATCTTAATTGTTGTTGTAATGATACTAGTTGTA includes the following:
- the LOC127306265 gene encoding MADS-box transcription factor 57 isoform X2; the protein is MGRGKIVIRRIDNSTNRQVTFSKRRGGLLKKAKELSILCDAEVGLVVFSSTGRLYEFCSTNMKSVIDRYTKAKEEQPAGLDVTSQTKLWQREAASLRQQLHNLQESHKQLMGEELSSLGVTDLQGLENRLEMSLRSIKTRKDHLMRSEIEELHRKGSLIHQENVELCRSLNIMSQQKMELSRQLQSCQAANKSSSTPYSFLQAANIPADVEPSQSQQKEHGHNKTGVPELGLQLT
- the LOC127306265 gene encoding MADS-box transcription factor 57 isoform X1 is translated as MGRGKIVIRRIDNSTNRQVTFSKRRGGLLKKAKELSILCDAEVGLVVFSSTGRLYEFCSTNMKSVIDRYTKAKEEQPAGLDVTSQTKLWQREAASLRQQLHNLQESHKQLMGEELSSLGVTDLQGLENRLEMSLRSIKTRKDHLMRSEIEELHRKGSLIHQENVELCRSLNIMSQQKMELSRQLQSCQAANKSSSTPYSFLQAANIPADVEPSQSQQKEHGHNKTGVPELGRLQLT